A single window of Undibacterium sp. 5I1 DNA harbors:
- a CDS encoding (2Fe-2S)-binding protein: MSKYTLNINGQARPVELEPDTPLLWALRDSLDLPGTKYGCGMGLCGACTVHIDGVPTRSCVTPVSTLGRKKVTTIEGLDAKAMHPLQQAWQELDVPQCGYCQAGQIMTAAALLKQHPQPSDADIDSAMSGNLCRCATYVRIRAGIHRAAEISANSSTVSVAKKEKVSK, from the coding sequence ATGAGTAAATACACTTTGAACATTAACGGTCAAGCCCGCCCTGTGGAGCTGGAGCCGGATACCCCGTTACTATGGGCATTACGCGATAGCCTGGATTTGCCTGGCACTAAATATGGTTGCGGTATGGGGCTTTGCGGTGCTTGTACGGTGCATATTGACGGCGTGCCAACGCGATCATGTGTAACTCCCGTATCGACTTTGGGGCGTAAAAAAGTCACCACAATTGAAGGCTTAGATGCGAAAGCCATGCACCCGTTGCAGCAGGCATGGCAAGAACTTGATGTGCCGCAATGTGGTTATTGCCAGGCCGGACAAATCATGACGGCTGCGGCCTTACTGAAGCAGCATCCGCAACCGAGCGATGCAGATATCGATAGCGCGATGTCAGGCAATTTATGTCGCTGCGCTACCTACGTCAGAATCAGAGCGGGTATACATCGTGCGGCAGAGATATCTGCTAACTCTTCTACTGTATCAGTGGCCAAAAAAGAGAAAGTCAGCAAATGA
- a CDS encoding NADH:flavin oxidoreductase/NADH oxidase: MSQLFSAFSIGSLTLKNRIVIAPMCQYSAKNGDATDWHMIHLGSMALSGAGLLIIEATAVEPEGRITPEDLGLWSDSNEAALKKVIHAIRAYSNMPVAIQLAHAGRKASSHTPWDGGQLISEADGGWATFAPSAIPQNVGEALPIGLDKAGMQRIIQNFVAAAKRSHNLGLDAIEVHAAHGYLLHEFLSPISNQRSDEYGGTLENRMRFPLEVFAAIRAAMPASMPVGIRISGTDWLEGGWDIDQSVVFGNALKKLGCDFVHVSSGGISPLQKIPLGDNYQVPMAEKMRKETGLPTIAVGLITDAKNAEAIVVEGKADMVALARGMLFDPRWPWHAAVELGAQVEAPKQYWRSQPRGLSTLFGDVKIGGR, from the coding sequence ATGTCCCAACTTTTTTCCGCTTTTTCTATCGGTTCATTAACATTAAAAAATCGTATCGTGATTGCACCGATGTGCCAATATTCAGCGAAGAATGGTGACGCCACCGACTGGCATATGATCCATCTGGGCAGCATGGCCTTATCCGGCGCTGGCTTGTTGATTATCGAAGCAACAGCAGTCGAACCCGAAGGTCGCATTACGCCAGAAGACTTGGGTTTGTGGTCCGATAGCAATGAGGCAGCGCTGAAAAAAGTGATCCATGCCATACGTGCCTATTCCAACATGCCAGTAGCAATCCAGCTCGCGCATGCAGGTCGCAAAGCCTCTAGTCATACACCGTGGGATGGCGGCCAGTTGATATCCGAGGCGGACGGTGGCTGGGCGACTTTTGCACCGTCGGCAATCCCGCAAAATGTAGGAGAAGCATTGCCGATTGGGCTAGATAAAGCGGGCATGCAACGCATCATTCAAAACTTTGTCGCCGCCGCCAAGCGTTCACATAATCTAGGGCTGGATGCGATTGAGGTGCACGCGGCGCATGGTTATTTGCTGCATGAATTTCTATCTCCGATTTCTAACCAACGCAGCGACGAATATGGTGGCACGCTAGAAAACAGAATGCGCTTCCCGCTGGAAGTATTTGCAGCCATCCGCGCAGCGATGCCAGCGAGCATGCCCGTTGGCATCAGAATCTCCGGCACAGATTGGCTTGAAGGAGGTTGGGATATCGATCAAAGCGTGGTGTTTGGCAATGCGTTGAAAAAGCTGGGATGCGACTTTGTACATGTCTCCAGCGGAGGCATCTCACCGTTACAAAAAATCCCGTTAGGCGACAATTACCAAGTACCGATGGCAGAAAAAATGCGCAAAGAAACTGGCCTGCCTACCATCGCAGTCGGCCTGATTACCGATGCAAAAAATGCCGAAGCAATTGTAGTCGAAGGTAAGGCAGACATGGTGGCATTAGCACGCGGCATGCTATTCGATCCGCGCTGGCCTTGGCATGCTGCAGTGGAATTGGGAGCGCAAGTCGAAGCGCCAAAACAATACTGGCGCTCGCAACCACGGGGACTGAGTACCTTGTTTGGCGATGTCAAAATTGGTGGGCGTTAG
- the minE gene encoding cell division topological specificity factor MinE: MALLSFLFNNKPKSANTAKERLQIIIARERTSRDGYDFLPALREELIAVISKYTKVNAEDIKVSLDRQGNLEVLDVNVVLPDVELRS; this comes from the coding sequence ATGGCCTTGCTATCATTTTTATTTAACAATAAACCAAAGAGCGCCAACACCGCCAAAGAACGCCTGCAAATCATCATCGCCCGTGAACGCACCAGCCGTGACGGCTATGATTTTTTGCCAGCTCTACGTGAAGAACTGATCGCAGTTATTTCTAAGTACACTAAAGTCAACGCTGAAGACATCAAAGTATCACTTGATCGCCAAGGCAATTTAGAAGTGCTGGATGTGAATGTGGTGTTGCCAGACGTGGAATTGCGTAGCTAA
- a CDS encoding xanthine dehydrogenase family protein molybdopterin-binding subunit has translation MKTSTSQPITNTANPDDLELNGRRRFLRNSVIASGGLMLGFYWNQSNSAEGKVAKPDALASADSAADFVPNAFIRIAPNGVVTLISKQPEIGQGIKTSLPMVIAEELEVNWKDVRIVQGDLNPAYGSQGAGGSTSTPTNYTEFHRLGATARTMLVSAAALTWGVPASECVAENSMVTHNPSKRQLGFGALVAKAATLPVPDANQVVLKDPAQFKLLGTRIGGVDNGAVVSGKPLFGIDVKLPGMVYAVFVKCPVFGGKVVSANLDAIKLLPGVRDAFAVEGSGSVNALLPGVAIIATSTWAAFSARKQLKVVWDEGKFASQSWDGFIAESKALSKQAGASTLRKDGDTPAALKVAAKTVEGAYQYPFISHASMEPQNCTAWFKPADGSLELWAPTQNPASGQNLVATTLNIPKEKISLHITRSGGGFGRRLSSDYVVEAAAIALKVRAPVKLTWSREDDLQHDHFRAGGFHFLRGGLDAKGKLVAWHNHFVTFANRVTRDGASVLQPGSGGSLSGDEFPGRWVENCLLEQTAIECGIPMGPWRAPGSNVFAWVFHSFIDELAHAAGRDPVAFRLEILRDKEIVPGTGERGQPYNVGRMKRVLQEVADKSGWGKKTFARGQGQGVAFHFSHRGYIAEVAEVTVSKQGELKVDRVVVVSDIGAQIVNLSGAESQVQGSVIDGLSTLMYPELNIEKGRIVQSNFHEYPLLRIATTPPKIEVHFLKTDFPVTGLGEPAFPPLAPAVCNAIFAATGKRVRQLPLSRVDLSWS, from the coding sequence ATGAAAACCTCTACATCACAACCGATTACAAATACTGCCAACCCAGACGATCTGGAACTGAACGGACGTCGTCGGTTTTTACGTAACTCCGTGATCGCCAGCGGTGGTCTGATGCTGGGTTTTTATTGGAATCAATCCAATAGCGCAGAAGGCAAAGTTGCCAAGCCTGATGCACTCGCATCGGCAGATTCAGCGGCAGATTTTGTTCCTAATGCGTTTATCCGCATCGCGCCTAATGGTGTGGTGACATTGATTTCTAAGCAACCGGAGATCGGTCAAGGGATTAAGACATCCTTACCGATGGTGATCGCCGAAGAGTTGGAGGTCAACTGGAAAGACGTTCGCATTGTGCAGGGTGATCTGAACCCGGCGTATGGCAGTCAGGGTGCAGGTGGGTCTACTTCCACCCCGACCAATTACACTGAATTCCATCGGTTAGGTGCGACTGCACGTACCATGCTGGTGTCCGCCGCAGCGCTGACCTGGGGCGTTCCCGCCAGTGAATGTGTAGCCGAAAATAGTATGGTCACGCACAACCCTAGCAAGCGCCAGCTCGGCTTTGGTGCCTTGGTAGCAAAGGCAGCCACTCTGCCAGTACCCGATGCAAATCAAGTGGTTTTAAAAGATCCGGCGCAATTCAAATTACTAGGAACACGGATTGGTGGTGTCGATAACGGTGCGGTAGTCAGCGGCAAGCCTTTGTTCGGGATTGACGTTAAATTGCCAGGCATGGTGTACGCGGTGTTTGTAAAGTGCCCCGTTTTTGGTGGCAAAGTCGTCAGCGCCAACCTAGATGCCATCAAATTATTGCCTGGTGTCCGCGATGCATTTGCGGTGGAAGGCAGCGGTAGCGTCAATGCCTTGTTGCCAGGCGTTGCGATTATTGCGACATCCACCTGGGCTGCGTTCAGCGCACGTAAGCAGCTAAAAGTGGTGTGGGATGAAGGCAAGTTCGCCAGCCAAAGTTGGGACGGTTTTATCGCCGAATCCAAAGCGCTCTCTAAGCAAGCTGGCGCAAGCACTCTACGCAAAGATGGCGATACACCTGCTGCCTTAAAAGTAGCTGCGAAAACGGTGGAAGGAGCGTATCAATATCCGTTTATCTCGCATGCCAGTATGGAGCCACAAAACTGTACCGCGTGGTTTAAGCCTGCGGATGGTAGTTTGGAATTGTGGGCCCCAACCCAAAATCCGGCCTCGGGCCAAAACCTGGTGGCGACTACGCTGAATATTCCCAAAGAAAAAATTAGCTTACACATCACCCGCAGTGGCGGTGGGTTTGGCCGGCGTCTGAGTTCGGACTATGTTGTCGAAGCCGCTGCGATTGCACTCAAAGTGCGAGCCCCGGTCAAACTGACCTGGTCGCGAGAGGATGATTTGCAACATGATCATTTCCGTGCTGGGGGCTTCCATTTTTTACGCGGTGGGCTGGACGCAAAAGGGAAACTGGTCGCCTGGCATAATCACTTTGTGACTTTTGCCAACCGCGTCACGCGAGATGGCGCCAGCGTATTGCAACCGGGTAGTGGTGGTAGTTTGAGCGGTGATGAGTTCCCCGGACGCTGGGTAGAAAATTGTTTGTTAGAACAAACTGCGATTGAATGCGGTATTCCCATGGGACCGTGGCGCGCTCCCGGCAGCAATGTGTTTGCCTGGGTTTTCCACAGTTTTATTGACGAGCTGGCGCATGCTGCAGGCCGTGATCCGGTCGCATTTCGTTTGGAGATATTGCGTGATAAAGAAATTGTCCCTGGTACTGGCGAGCGCGGTCAGCCATACAACGTCGGTCGCATGAAACGCGTATTGCAAGAAGTCGCCGACAAGTCTGGCTGGGGTAAAAAAACCTTTGCCCGTGGTCAGGGCCAAGGCGTTGCATTCCACTTTAGCCATCGCGGCTATATCGCCGAAGTCGCTGAAGTAACGGTATCAAAACAAGGCGAATTGAAAGTCGACCGGGTTGTTGTCGTGTCAGATATCGGCGCGCAAATCGTCAACCTGAGCGGCGCAGAGAGTCAGGTACAAGGCTCAGTGATTGATGGCTTGAGTACGCTGATGTACCCCGAACTGAACATCGAAAAAGGGCGCATTGTGCAAAGTAATTTTCACGAATATCCCTTACTTCGGATCGCCACAACGCCACCAAAAATCGAAGTGCATTTCTTAAAAACGGACTTCCCAGTGACCGGATTAGGCGAACCTGCTTTTCCGCCATTGGCGCCTGCGGTATGCAATGCGATTTTTGCGGCAACCGGAAAACGGGTTCGTCAGTTGCCTTTGAGCCGGGTGGATTTAAGTTGGAGTTAA
- a CDS encoding catalase family peroxidase, translating into MPALLRSTSFSITAMTLAVIALTTLSSYTSANAQTAAAPDTSSNKPVTEQIVDTLTKLAGGPHAGYRANHAKGIVTIGDFVPAPSAASITKAAHLQRTTSKVTVRFSNASGVPNIPDANGNGFPKGMAIRFDLPKSVSTDMVVISTNGFPVGTPEDFLTFLKAIETSGPGVAKPTPVENFLATHPATLKFVTMPKPAPVSFATQAFYGVNAFKFTNAKGESHFGRYRIEPLAGQQFLTAEETEKATPNYLMDELPVRLKKEPVKFRISVQLAEKDDVINDGTQVWPDTRKIVELGTLTLRSVHADGSKFEKGTMFNPLTLLEGIAPSDDPILLARPAAYAVSFGRRLSNP; encoded by the coding sequence ATGCCAGCATTGTTGAGATCTACTTCATTTTCTATCACCGCAATGACGCTTGCCGTAATAGCACTGACTACGTTAAGCAGTTACACCAGTGCGAACGCGCAAACAGCCGCCGCACCTGATACATCCTCAAATAAACCGGTCACAGAACAGATCGTCGATACTCTGACCAAACTGGCAGGTGGCCCGCACGCTGGTTATCGCGCTAACCATGCAAAAGGGATCGTTACTATCGGTGACTTTGTGCCAGCGCCAAGCGCGGCCAGCATCACCAAGGCGGCGCATTTACAACGCACTACCAGCAAAGTCACAGTGCGCTTTTCTAACGCGTCTGGCGTACCAAATATTCCAGATGCCAATGGTAACGGCTTCCCTAAAGGTATGGCAATCCGGTTTGATTTGCCCAAGAGTGTCAGCACAGACATGGTGGTGATTTCTACTAATGGTTTTCCGGTCGGTACGCCGGAGGATTTTTTGACTTTCCTTAAAGCGATAGAGACCAGCGGACCCGGTGTTGCCAAGCCAACGCCAGTAGAAAATTTCTTGGCAACACACCCTGCAACGCTTAAGTTTGTCACCATGCCTAAGCCCGCTCCGGTCAGCTTTGCGACCCAGGCTTTTTACGGTGTCAATGCATTTAAATTTACTAACGCAAAAGGGGAAAGTCATTTCGGTCGTTACCGGATAGAACCACTGGCAGGACAACAATTTTTGACTGCAGAAGAGACAGAAAAAGCGACACCAAATTACTTGATGGATGAGCTGCCAGTCAGGTTGAAAAAAGAGCCAGTCAAATTCCGTATTTCTGTTCAGCTGGCAGAAAAAGATGATGTCATTAACGATGGCACCCAAGTCTGGCCAGATACCAGAAAAATCGTCGAGTTAGGTACGCTAACTTTACGTTCGGTACACGCAGATGGCAGCAAATTTGAAAAAGGCACAATGTTTAATCCACTCACTTTACTGGAGGGGATTGCACCATCTGATGATCCGATTTTGTTGGCAAGACCTGCGGCTTACGCTGTTAGTTTTGGCCGACGTTTGAGCAATCCATAA
- the minC gene encoding septum site-determining protein MinC yields the protein MSVIEDFLQSGSSIGTISLLQFRRQAFYASHIAAVIAFTSQYSTHLLLMQNSLTHKPVEIKISTVVVVALILHAAPVAIIEAALKEMTAGTPDFFDDEFAVIDVENIASESLDWVNLIPLFKSFGLTPVAVRNAPEQGHAAIRAHGLSIDMVSRPRQEPASTATTAVIEVIPEKAAKPEPVTAPAPVAATSVSNLPAMVIDTPVRAGQRIYARGTDLIITASVNNGAEVIADGSIHIYAPLRGRALAGATGNTEARIFALSMEAELVSIAGIYRTFDTGFPALLPNHPVQIKLIGDSIEVSSVKSAG from the coding sequence ATGAGTGTTATAGAGGATTTTTTGCAATCTGGCTCATCAATTGGTACGATAAGTCTTTTGCAGTTTCGCCGGCAGGCGTTTTACGCCAGCCACATTGCGGCAGTGATTGCCTTTACCTCTCAATATTCGACCCATTTGTTACTTATGCAAAACAGCCTGACGCACAAGCCTGTAGAAATTAAAATCTCCACAGTAGTCGTAGTTGCCCTAATTTTGCATGCTGCACCAGTTGCAATCATAGAAGCAGCGTTAAAAGAAATGACGGCAGGTACGCCAGATTTTTTTGATGACGAATTCGCAGTGATCGATGTCGAGAATATCGCTTCCGAATCATTGGACTGGGTCAATTTGATCCCGCTATTTAAATCATTTGGACTCACTCCGGTCGCGGTCCGGAATGCACCAGAACAAGGCCACGCAGCAATCCGGGCGCATGGTTTGAGTATTGATATGGTGAGCCGACCACGTCAGGAGCCTGCTAGCACAGCAACAACTGCGGTGATTGAGGTGATACCTGAGAAGGCAGCAAAGCCTGAGCCGGTAACTGCACCAGCGCCAGTAGCAGCGACATCTGTCAGCAATTTACCTGCGATGGTGATTGATACTCCAGTGCGCGCAGGTCAGCGCATTTATGCCCGAGGTACCGATCTGATCATCACCGCCTCGGTCAATAATGGTGCCGAAGTGATTGCAGATGGCAGCATCCACATCTACGCACCATTGCGCGGTCGTGCCCTGGCAGGCGCAACTGGCAATACCGAAGCAAGAATTTTTGCCCTGAGCATGGAGGCGGAATTGGTCTCAATTGCAGGGATTTACCGCACGTTTGATACCGGATTCCCGGCCTTATTGCCAAATCATCCGGTACAAATCAAGCTTATTGGCGACAGTATTGAAGTATCATCGGTAAAATCGGCGGGTTGA
- the minD gene encoding septum site-determining protein MinD, producing the protein MARIIVVTSGKGGVGKTTSSASFSSGLAMRGHKTAVLDFDVGLRNLDLIMGCERRVVYDLVNVISGEATLKQALIKDKHCDNLFILPASQTRDKDALTEEGVERVLNELIKMDFEYIICDSPAGIERGAVMALTFADEAIVVTNPEVSSVRDSDRILGIIQAKSKRAQEGGEPVKEHLLVTRYSPKRVEAGEMLSYTDVQEILRIPLIGVIPESEAVLHASNQGNPAIHMKGSDVSEAYEDVISRFLGQEVPLRFVNYEKPGLLQRIFGGK; encoded by the coding sequence GTGGCAAGAATCATCGTTGTGACATCTGGTAAGGGCGGCGTAGGGAAAACAACTTCCAGTGCCAGCTTTTCGTCTGGCCTTGCCATGCGCGGACATAAAACTGCGGTGCTGGATTTTGACGTGGGTCTGCGTAACCTGGATCTGATTATGGGTTGCGAACGTCGTGTGGTGTATGACCTGGTCAACGTCATCAGCGGCGAGGCGACATTAAAGCAAGCGCTGATCAAAGATAAGCACTGCGACAATCTGTTTATTTTGCCTGCCTCGCAAACCCGCGATAAAGATGCCTTGACCGAAGAGGGCGTAGAACGTGTTCTGAACGAATTGATCAAGATGGATTTTGAATACATCATCTGCGACTCACCTGCGGGTATCGAGCGCGGCGCAGTGATGGCACTGACATTTGCGGACGAAGCAATTGTCGTCACCAATCCTGAAGTATCTTCTGTACGTGATTCGGATCGTATTTTGGGTATTATTCAGGCCAAATCCAAACGTGCTCAGGAGGGTGGTGAGCCGGTAAAAGAACATTTGCTGGTAACGCGCTATTCACCTAAACGGGTAGAAGCCGGTGAAATGTTGTCCTACACCGATGTACAAGAAATTTTACGCATCCCGTTGATCGGCGTGATCCCTGAATCGGAAGCGGTATTGCATGCGTCTAATCAAGGAAATCCTGCAATTCATATGAAGGGCAGCGATGTCTCTGAGGCGTATGAAGATGTGATCTCCCGTTTCCTAGGCCAAGAAGTGCCCCTGCGTTTTGTCAACTATGAAAAACCGGGTCTGCTGCAACGGATTTTTGGAGGTAAGTAA